In Lotus japonicus ecotype B-129 chromosome 5, LjGifu_v1.2, one genomic interval encodes:
- the LOC130719240 gene encoding uncharacterized protein LOC130719240: MCQVSGEQDSIKGKIEKTSSGVKVMGLTAQSSAQSKKDSARKNSRTPARKRYKSSTRSQGTRNSPVFEDVSHEISSADEEEDVEASTPQTEVLVSNVPDMENSPSLDSSFESKNSEPENEAHEEVSSEKSTKSPPSVHEISDADDSDDVPLASVAARMKKRRRVPVEDTPSGSQKKAKSTMDVKSKGKQKAVDSSHKKVEKTAKKKKIPRIDLESESDVEVDVQDVRTSEKKKFSDDVGIPGSAEFRKVYVRGKCVTFSPAMINQALGRSDVEFVEEELSLDKVAKELTAGQAKKWLAKKLLSTGLLSVKIGIEVPFDFGSLVFAQTLKHAETCAVTLPISFPSLLTAIILKQHPDILRMDDVAFPKGTPINLDHRLFLDPHVLDIDMPSRRTSIPVSMSASRTQSVIAELEDLSKELQVSIKVATERKLKVDTLIAKLIEEV, translated from the exons ATGTGTCAAGTCTCAGGAGAGCAAGACTCCATCAAAGGCAAGATTGAGAAGACATCTTCTGGAGTCAAGGTTATGGGATTGACTGCGCAATCCTCCGCTCAATCCAAGAAGGATTCTGCAAGAAAAAATTCAAGAACTCCTGCCAGAAAGCGCTACAAGTCGAGTACGAGATCTCAGGGCACTCGTAACTCACCTGTGTTTGAGGATGTTTCTCATGAAATTTCCTCTGCggatgaagaggaagatgtTGAGGCTTCTACTCCTCAAACTGAAGTTCTTGTATCCAATGTTCCTGATATGGAGAATTCACCATCTCTGGATTCATCCTTTGAGTCCAAGAACTCAGAACCAGAGAATGAAGCCCACGAGGAGGTCTCTTCTGAGAAGTCTACCAAATCTCCTCCATCTGTTCATGAAATTTCAGATGCTGATGACTcagatgatgttcctctggcaAGTGTTGCTGCCaggatgaagaagagaagaagggtTCCTGTTGAAGACACCCCCTCTGGTTCACAAAAGAAGGCCAAATCCACAATGGATGTGAAGAGCAAAGGTAAACAAAAGGCTGTGGATTCCTCACACAAGAAGGTAGAGAAAACtgctaagaagaagaaaattccaAGGATTGATTTGGAATCTGAGTCTGATGTTGAAGTCGATGTTCAGGACGTTCGGACTTCTGAAAAGAAGAAATTCTCTG ATGATGTTGGCATTCCTGGAAGTGctgaattcaggaaagtttATGTGCGAGGGAAATGTGTAACTTTTTCTCCTGCTATGATCAACCAAGCCCTTGGAAGAAGTGATGTGGAGTTTGTTGAGGAAGAATTGTCTTTGGACAAGGTTGCCAAGGAACTCACTGCTGGACAAGCGAAGAAGTGGCTTGCTAAGAAGCTTTTATCTACAGGGTtattgagtgtgaa AATTGGGATTGAGGTGCCTTTTGATTTTGGCTCTTTGGTGTTTGCTCAAACTTTGAAACATGCAGAAACTTGTGCTGTAACGCTGCCTATTTCTTTTCCTTCACTCTTGACTGCTATCATCCTAAAGCAGCATCCCGATATACTCAGAATGGATGATGTGGCTTTTCCTAAGGGTACCCCCATCAATTTGGATCATCGCTTGTTCCTGGATCcccatgtcctggacattgataTGCCATCGCGCAGGACATCAATTCCTGTTTCAATGTCTGCTTCTCGAACTCAAAGTGTTATTGCTGAATTGGAGGATCTTTCAAAGGAGCTGCAGGTGTCTATCAAGGTTGCTACTGAGAGGAAGCTGAAGGTGGATACTTTGATTGCTAAGCTTATAGAGgaggtgtaa